Proteins encoded within one genomic window of Oncorhynchus tshawytscha isolate Ot180627B linkage group LG02, Otsh_v2.0, whole genome shotgun sequence:
- the LOC112246197 gene encoding twist-related protein 2-like: MREEVSCANSPEGGLGASEEELERGSKKSGQTGGRKRVPYHKKDNLGRAEERAIVSGSPNSLVPSGPKRQKKQQNSPMAVVCVAPSSLGSSGLGLGSGGEPFEDLHTQRVIANVRERQRTQSLNDAFASLRKIIPTLPSDKLSKIQILKLASRYIDFLYQVLQSDEMDAKLASCNYLAHERLSYAFSVWRMEGAWAMSASH; this comes from the coding sequence atgcgCGAGGAGGTGTCCTGTGCCAACTCCCCCGAGGGGGGGCTGGGGGCCAGCgaggaggagctggagagggGCTCCAAGAAGAGCGGGCAAACAGGGGGCCGAAAGCGGGTGCCGTACCACAAGAAAGACAATCTGGGTCGGGCCGAGGAGAGGGCCATTGTCAGCGGGAGCCCCAACAGCCTGGTTCCGTCGGGGCCCAAGCGGCAGAAGAAGCAACAGAACTCCCCCATGGCGGTGGTGTGTGTGGCCCCTTCCTCGCTGGGCTCCAGCGGCCTCGGCTTAGGTTCGGGCGGCGAGCCCTTCGAGGACCTGCACACGCAGCGAGTGATCGCCAACGTGCGCGAGCGCCAGCGTACGCAGTCGCTGAACGACGCCTTCGCCTCGCTGCGTAAGATCATTCCCACGCTGCCATCGGACAAGCTGAGCAAGATTCAGATCCTGAAGCTAGCGTCGCGCTACATCGACTTCCTCTACCAGGTACTGCAGAGTGATGAGATGGACGCCAAGCTGGCCAGCTGCAACTACTTGGCCCACGAACGGCTCAGCTATGCCTTTTCCGTCTGGAGGATGGAGGGCGCCTGGGCCATGTCAGCCAGCCACTAG